In Salana multivorans, a single genomic region encodes these proteins:
- a CDS encoding flavin reductase family protein, with protein sequence MSAQAVSPVRPETEVFLGIFRRHPAGVAVVTLRDPVLGHPVGFTATSVISVSADPPTLAFSISRGSSSWPALAAVASVVVNFLDHSAHELSSRFATHGIDRFAGVDWTELDGGEPVLGRASSWVRATIVDRHPTADSALVVARIDHGAVGGEEPLVFYDRGYHRLRSVQPATDRTAGR encoded by the coding sequence GTGAGCGCGCAGGCGGTGAGCCCGGTCCGGCCCGAGACGGAGGTGTTCCTCGGGATCTTCCGGCGCCACCCGGCGGGCGTCGCCGTCGTCACCCTGCGCGACCCGGTCCTCGGCCACCCCGTCGGCTTCACCGCGACGTCGGTCATCTCGGTCTCGGCCGACCCCCCGACGCTGGCGTTCTCCATCTCCCGCGGCTCCTCGTCCTGGCCGGCGCTCGCCGCGGTCGCGAGCGTCGTCGTCAACTTCCTCGACCACTCGGCCCACGAGCTGTCGAGCCGGTTCGCGACGCACGGCATCGACCGGTTCGCCGGGGTCGACTGGACGGAGCTGGACGGCGGGGAACCCGTGCTGGGCCGAGCGTCGTCGTGGGTTCGGGCGACGATCGTCGACCGCCACCCCACCGCCGACTCGGCGCTCGTCGTGGCCCGGATCGACCACGGCGCGGTCGGCGGGGAGGAACCGCTCGTGTTCTACGACCGCGGCTACCACCGCCTGAGGTCCGTGCAGCCCGCGACCGACCGGACGGCCGGGCGATGA
- a CDS encoding LLM class flavin-dependent oxidoreductase, whose product MSSLTAHRVPLSVLELAPVSDGGTAGEALATALAVAELADEAGYRRIWFAEHHVSTGVVSAAPAVLAALAAARTGRIRVGSGAVLLAHTSPALAVEQFATIARLHPGRVDLGLGRSGTPPAGSDAAREPTPGSSGGAPAADRVVDGLLVPAPPPFSFSDARVRRRFADGAAVVGLRTDVPDYRAELRLALDLLGPGHRLGSEVVRSGVGSGSGVEVWALASSPGESARAAGELGLPLAANYHVAPSSVLETVAAYRAAFRPGVLDRPYVIVSADVLVATTQDRARALARGFEDWVLGVRSADGAVAYPRPDRARQTWSDAELALVADRSRTRFVGDGPSVVAGLDALRLATAADEVLVTTIAHDPEARLDSFRLLAAAWATP is encoded by the coding sequence ATGAGCTCCCTGACCGCGCACCGCGTCCCCCTGTCCGTCCTCGAGCTCGCCCCGGTCAGCGACGGCGGGACCGCCGGCGAGGCGCTCGCGACGGCTCTGGCCGTCGCCGAGCTCGCGGACGAGGCCGGCTACCGACGCATCTGGTTCGCCGAGCACCACGTGAGCACCGGCGTCGTCTCGGCCGCGCCCGCGGTGCTGGCGGCGCTCGCGGCCGCGCGGACCGGGAGGATCCGGGTCGGCTCCGGCGCCGTCCTGCTGGCGCACACCTCCCCCGCGCTGGCCGTCGAGCAGTTCGCGACGATCGCTCGGCTCCATCCCGGGCGGGTCGACCTCGGCCTCGGCAGGTCGGGGACCCCGCCCGCCGGCTCCGACGCGGCACGGGAGCCGACGCCGGGATCGTCCGGCGGCGCGCCGGCCGCCGACCGCGTCGTCGACGGCCTGCTCGTCCCGGCACCGCCGCCGTTCTCGTTCTCCGACGCCCGCGTCCGACGCCGCTTCGCGGACGGCGCGGCTGTCGTCGGTCTGCGCACCGACGTGCCCGACTACCGCGCCGAGCTCCGGCTCGCGCTCGACCTGCTCGGCCCCGGGCACCGCCTCGGGTCCGAGGTCGTGCGAAGCGGCGTCGGCTCCGGGAGCGGGGTGGAGGTGTGGGCGCTCGCGAGCAGCCCGGGTGAGAGTGCGCGCGCGGCCGGCGAGCTCGGCCTCCCGCTCGCCGCGAACTACCACGTCGCGCCCTCCTCGGTGCTGGAGACGGTCGCCGCCTACCGCGCGGCGTTCCGTCCCGGCGTGCTGGACCGGCCGTACGTCATCGTCTCGGCCGACGTGCTCGTCGCGACGACGCAGGACCGCGCCCGCGCTCTCGCCCGCGGGTTCGAAGACTGGGTGCTCGGGGTCCGCTCGGCCGACGGGGCGGTCGCCTACCCGCGCCCCGACCGGGCTCGGCAGACCTGGTCCGATGCCGAGCTGGCCCTGGTGGCCGACCGCAGCCGGACCCGGTTCGTCGGGGACGGCCCGTCGGTCGTTGCCGGCCTCGACGCCCTCCGGCTCGCCACCGCGGCCGACGAGGTCCTGGTGACGACGATCGCCCACGACCCGGAGGCGAGGCTCGACTCCTTCCGGCTGCTCGCCGCCGCCTGGGCGACACCCTGA